A portion of the Edaphobacter lichenicola genome contains these proteins:
- a CDS encoding L-rhamnose mutarotase, with translation MPRYCLTLDLKNNETAIAEYKRYHTKIWPEVKQSLVDAGVVAMEIYLLGTRMFMIMDVDDTFSLSAKAASDAVNVKVQEWEATMQQFQQRLPEARHDQWWMVMDKIFSLEEQ, from the coding sequence ATGCCACGTTATTGCCTGACATTGGACTTGAAAAATAACGAGACCGCGATCGCGGAATATAAGCGATATCACACAAAGATATGGCCAGAAGTGAAACAGAGTTTGGTCGACGCCGGGGTGGTGGCGATGGAGATCTATCTTCTAGGAACGAGGATGTTCATGATTATGGATGTGGACGATACATTTTCGTTGTCTGCCAAGGCCGCCTCAGATGCGGTTAACGTGAAGGTTCAGGAGTGGGAGGCGACAATGCAGCAATTTCAGCAACGGTTGCCCGAGGCTCGCCATGATCAGTGGTGGATGGTGATGGACAAGATATTCAGCCTAGAGGAACAGTAG
- a CDS encoding Ig-like domain repeat protein, protein MLCVVSHLTAFAQPPTVSALTVSLILPSAIVFDETGNLYFAETGHHLIRKLDTLGNITTIAGTGTQGFSGDAGPATAAALDSPQGLALDTANHLYIADTHNHRIRELNLTTGTLVTIAGSTPGFSGDTGPATSSQLNLPTALALDAAGNLYIADTGNHRIRELTLATDIIKTVAGTGAQGLSGDNGPATSAAIDSPTGLAVDVVGNLYLADTHNHLIRKINASTGIIATIAGNGSSGFSGDAAPATTAALALPHGLSLDATGNIYLADTENHRIRRIDAITGIITTVVGDGTQAFSGDNGPAITASLDSPSTTSLSPTSLLTLSDTGNQRIRQLTAQPSANTTITTLAGLGISSPESLTLSAPAVIPYGSGRLSASLTAGSPTGSITFVDITNAAANMSITLGTATLVSNIATLPVTTLAVGVHTVIASYSGDQTHPSAQSQILTLTITPLPITATAASITRLYGQPIPAINGTVTGILPQDAANVTAIFTTTAASTSSVGTYPITATLSGPAAGNYTITMSPVAVTISPASTSITLSNFVASGSTVTINAYVTSTTGATPTGSVTLLDGTIPLISTPVSATGAAVFTTSSLAAGPNTLTAVYNGSTNFSPSASSPQLITIGTGSNSNPDFSLSATGVMSQTILSGTSASYTFSVQMQGNLSSAITLAASGLPNLATASFNPPTLPPGINNFTLTIATPNTTAFKNKPAGTRPYPPITCALLLWPIAGVALGLRKRNLTSSILMVAIMSLPLMLITGCGDRISAGDALALSAKTYTITVTGTATAPSGSTLQHSTTVTLLLEQGN, encoded by the coding sequence TTGCTCTGCGTCGTATCGCACCTTACAGCCTTTGCTCAACCCCCCACAGTCTCGGCCCTGACGGTTTCTCTCATCCTCCCGTCCGCCATCGTCTTTGATGAAACAGGCAACTTGTATTTCGCTGAGACCGGGCATCACCTCATCCGCAAGCTCGATACACTCGGCAACATTACAACGATCGCCGGGACCGGCACGCAAGGCTTCTCTGGTGATGCTGGGCCTGCGACTGCCGCTGCCCTCGACTCCCCGCAAGGCTTGGCGCTCGACACCGCCAACCACCTCTACATCGCCGATACCCACAATCATCGCATCCGTGAACTCAACCTCACTACCGGCACACTCGTCACCATAGCCGGCAGCACTCCAGGCTTCTCCGGCGACACAGGTCCCGCAACATCGAGTCAGCTCAATCTCCCCACGGCTCTCGCGCTCGATGCTGCTGGCAATCTCTATATCGCCGATACGGGGAATCACCGTATTCGAGAACTCACTCTTGCAACCGACATCATCAAGACAGTTGCGGGCACTGGCGCACAAGGACTTTCTGGCGACAACGGCCCTGCCACGTCAGCTGCGATTGATTCGCCAACAGGTCTTGCCGTCGACGTTGTCGGCAACCTTTATCTGGCCGACACCCACAATCACCTCATTCGCAAGATCAATGCCAGTACCGGAATAATCGCCACGATTGCTGGCAATGGATCATCAGGGTTTTCGGGCGATGCTGCACCTGCTACGACCGCTGCCTTGGCACTTCCTCACGGCCTTTCGCTCGACGCCACTGGCAACATCTATCTGGCCGACACAGAAAACCATCGCATTCGCCGCATCGATGCCATCACCGGTATCATCACGACTGTTGTTGGGGATGGCACACAAGCATTCTCCGGAGACAACGGCCCAGCCATCACCGCCTCGCTCGACAGTCCCAGTACAACCTCACTCTCTCCAACCAGTCTCCTTACCCTCTCCGACACCGGCAACCAGCGCATTCGCCAACTTACTGCGCAGCCCTCCGCAAACACGACCATCACGACGCTCGCCGGTCTCGGTATCTCATCTCCGGAATCTCTTACCCTCAGCGCCCCAGCTGTTATACCTTACGGCTCCGGTCGACTAAGCGCCTCCCTCACTGCGGGATCACCTACCGGCAGCATCACCTTCGTCGATATCACCAATGCAGCCGCGAATATGTCGATCACGCTCGGCACCGCTACCCTTGTCTCAAATATCGCTACCCTTCCCGTCACAACGTTGGCTGTCGGCGTCCATACCGTCATCGCCAGCTACTCGGGCGACCAGACCCATCCCTCCGCGCAAAGCCAAATTCTCACGCTGACGATCACTCCTCTGCCGATCACCGCAACCGCGGCCTCCATCACCCGCTTGTATGGTCAGCCGATCCCTGCCATCAATGGGACTGTCACCGGAATCCTCCCACAGGACGCTGCAAATGTTACGGCTATCTTTACGACCACCGCCGCCTCAACGTCATCGGTCGGAACATATCCAATCACCGCAACGCTCAGTGGTCCAGCAGCAGGGAACTACACCATTACGATGTCTCCTGTCGCTGTTACGATCAGTCCAGCTTCCACATCGATAACCCTCAGCAACTTCGTCGCCAGTGGATCAACAGTTACCATTAACGCTTACGTCACCAGCACGACCGGTGCCACGCCAACAGGTTCAGTCACTCTTCTTGACGGCACGATTCCACTCATTAGCACACCAGTCTCCGCCACTGGTGCCGCAGTCTTCACTACCAGTTCTCTCGCCGCTGGCCCCAACACGCTGACTGCCGTCTATAACGGCAGTACAAACTTCAGTCCCAGCGCTTCCTCTCCACAGCTGATCACTATCGGCACAGGCTCAAATTCGAATCCCGATTTCTCCCTTTCGGCCACCGGCGTGATGAGCCAGACCATCCTCTCCGGAACCAGTGCCAGCTATACCTTTTCGGTTCAGATGCAAGGCAATCTCTCGAGCGCAATCACTCTAGCTGCATCAGGTCTGCCGAATCTAGCGACTGCGTCGTTCAATCCGCCCACACTCCCACCCGGGATCAACAACTTCACTCTGACGATCGCAACTCCAAACACCACCGCCTTTAAAAACAAACCAGCTGGGACGCGACCTTACCCGCCGATTACCTGTGCACTTCTGCTGTGGCCTATCGCAGGTGTTGCGCTCGGCCTCCGAAAACGAAACCTCACCTCAAGTATCTTGATGGTCGCAATCATGAGTCTTCCCTTGATGCTCATCACAGGTTGCGGAGACCGAATCAGCGCAGGCGACGCGCTTGCTCTCTCCGCGAAGACCTACACCATCACGGTCACCGGAACTGCCACCGCACCTAGCGGCAGCACACTTCAACACTCTACGACGGTCACCCTACTTCTGGAGCAAGGCAACTGA
- a CDS encoding ZIP family metal transporter, whose translation MGLVAGLADFLGGFLLVRRSPSARALRYFVALGAGFMLAAAVLEMIPEGMQVNPRFAPLLILAGYCGVHLLEHSLVPHFHFGEETHHHEFLSAKTSYSVLLGLATHTFFDGVAIGSGFVLSHWLGWILFFAVFLHKIPEGFTMASVMLAGGRGAAMALNSALFLGAMTVLGVLVINLEPGWVRVGLPLSAGVTIYVAATDLVPEVNREPGIRMALVFFVGVIVFFLLRLLGSG comes from the coding sequence TTGGGACTCGTTGCAGGACTCGCGGACTTCCTGGGTGGTTTTCTGCTGGTGCGACGATCACCTTCGGCGCGTGCGTTACGCTATTTCGTCGCACTGGGCGCTGGCTTTATGCTTGCCGCGGCAGTGCTGGAGATGATCCCGGAGGGGATGCAGGTAAATCCGCGGTTTGCTCCGCTGCTGATTCTGGCTGGGTACTGCGGAGTACATCTGTTGGAGCATTCGCTGGTGCCGCACTTTCACTTTGGCGAAGAGACGCATCACCATGAGTTTCTTTCGGCGAAGACCAGTTACTCGGTTTTGCTGGGGTTGGCGACACATACGTTCTTCGATGGCGTGGCGATAGGGTCGGGATTCGTGCTATCGCACTGGTTGGGTTGGATTCTGTTCTTTGCTGTGTTTTTGCACAAGATTCCAGAGGGTTTTACGATGGCGAGCGTCATGCTGGCCGGCGGGCGAGGTGCAGCGATGGCGCTGAACTCGGCACTATTTTTGGGTGCGATGACGGTGCTAGGCGTGCTCGTGATTAATTTGGAGCCGGGTTGGGTACGGGTAGGACTACCACTTTCAGCCGGTGTGACAATCTATGTTGCAGCGACAGATTTGGTGCCGGAGGTAAATCGGGAGCCGGGAATCCGAATGGCGCTTGTCTTCTTTGTCGGCGTGATCGTGTTCTTTCTGCTGCGTCTGCTGGGATCAGGATAG
- a CDS encoding DUF4149 domain-containing protein codes for MQTLLRALRLFAIVAWVGGLGFFAFVVAPVAFHSLPSSHEAGIVVGGTLRVLHWIGLVGGAVFYVSTALLWLRAGVTARLGFAIEMILTGSMMAATFYSQFKILPAMEVDRALAGGVVETAPLGNAGRVDFERLHIFSERLEGFVFFCGLGVVFVLSRESQWPETGKIERT; via the coding sequence ATGCAGACTTTGTTGCGGGCCTTGCGCTTGTTTGCGATAGTGGCATGGGTGGGCGGGCTTGGATTCTTTGCCTTTGTGGTTGCGCCGGTGGCATTTCATAGTTTGCCGAGTTCGCATGAGGCGGGGATTGTTGTGGGTGGAACGTTACGGGTTCTGCATTGGATAGGGCTCGTCGGTGGCGCGGTGTTTTACGTTTCGACTGCACTGTTGTGGCTGCGGGCGGGCGTGACTGCGAGACTTGGTTTCGCGATTGAGATGATCTTGACGGGCTCGATGATGGCGGCAACGTTTTACTCACAATTCAAGATTCTGCCAGCGATGGAGGTGGATCGCGCCCTGGCCGGTGGTGTCGTGGAGACGGCCCCGCTGGGAAACGCCGGGCGGGTTGACTTCGAGCGGCTGCATATATTCTCTGAGCGACTGGAGGGGTTCGTATTCTTTTGTGGGCTGGGCGTGGTGTTTGTACTGTCTCGCGAGTCGCAATGGCCTGAGACAGGTAAAATCGAAAGAACATGA
- a CDS encoding zinc metalloprotease HtpX — protein sequence MNTFKSTLLLVLLTLFLIFLGDRIGGRNGMLLAFLISVAFNFGTYFFSDKIALKMYNAQPVTREQLPRAYAAVERLTAKQGLPMPKIYVLPTESPNAFATGRNPQHASVAVTHGILQLLDDEELEGVLAHELGHVRNRDILTSSIAATLAGAITMVARMGYWASLFGGGGGRGRERGGGGLSALLMIIVAPIAASLIQLWISRTREFEADATGAATTGNPYALARALQKLEDYSKRIPMQASPSNAHLFIVAPLLGSGGIGSLFSTHPPMKERIQRLIGRDHV from the coding sequence ATGAACACGTTTAAATCGACGTTGCTACTCGTGCTGCTGACGTTGTTTCTTATCTTCCTTGGAGACCGAATTGGTGGACGCAACGGGATGTTGCTTGCGTTTCTTATCTCGGTTGCGTTTAACTTTGGGACTTACTTCTTCTCCGACAAGATCGCGCTAAAGATGTACAACGCACAACCGGTGACACGGGAGCAGCTGCCCCGAGCATATGCGGCGGTGGAGAGATTGACGGCGAAGCAAGGACTGCCGATGCCGAAGATCTATGTGCTGCCAACAGAATCTCCGAATGCGTTCGCGACGGGACGGAATCCGCAGCATGCTTCGGTCGCGGTTACACATGGAATACTTCAGCTGCTGGATGATGAAGAGCTCGAGGGCGTTCTAGCGCATGAGTTGGGGCATGTGCGGAACAGAGATATTCTGACCAGTTCGATTGCAGCTACACTTGCCGGGGCGATCACGATGGTTGCGCGGATGGGTTACTGGGCTTCGCTGTTTGGTGGCGGCGGTGGACGAGGTCGGGAGCGTGGCGGGGGTGGGCTGAGCGCGCTGTTGATGATCATCGTGGCACCGATTGCTGCATCGTTAATTCAGTTGTGGATCTCCCGAACGAGAGAGTTTGAGGCAGATGCGACAGGGGCTGCGACGACGGGAAATCCTTACGCGCTGGCTCGTGCGCTGCAGAAACTGGAGGACTACTCGAAGCGAATTCCGATGCAGGCTTCGCCTTCAAACGCGCATCTATTTATCGTGGCTCCTCTGCTCGGGAGTGGAGGGATCGGAAGTCTTTTTTCGACCCACCCGCCTATGAAAGAACGGATTCAACGGTTGATTGGGAGGGACCACGTCTAG
- a CDS encoding carboxypeptidase-like regulatory domain-containing protein, whose product MTFLPSFLRRVVVAAAVMAAFSGFAFADSITGIVTNKTTNKPAVGDDVVLIRLQQGMQEAARTKTDAKGHFTLDLPDNGIHLVRVTHDKANYFRPAPPGTQSVEVEVYNAAAKVKGVSSEADVMRLQTDESGKALHIVENFFVKNESNPPLTQFSDRPFEFYLPEGAVVEGSAALSPGGMPVQASPVPLGEPNHYAFIFPIRPGETRFQITYRLPYSGNLKFAPRVMMPTDTVAIMMPKSMTFKPGPSAPYTPVTEETTAQTYVARSVQPSQALDFTISGTGQMPRDTGAPATAGEGGPAPADASAQAGAGGTAASDTRPGGGLGVPLDPEGTNDPWAKYKWWILGGLGLVMAIGAGVMLKNGPAQTVNAVGAVAVATGPDSLLTAMKEELFALETDKLQGRLTESEYVEQKAALEVVLRRALERGERSTNASNVAGPVV is encoded by the coding sequence GTGACCTTTTTACCTTCTTTCCTCCGACGTGTTGTTGTGGCCGCTGCAGTGATGGCGGCGTTTTCCGGCTTTGCTTTTGCAGACTCGATCACCGGCATCGTTACAAATAAAACGACGAATAAGCCCGCTGTTGGAGATGATGTTGTTCTGATTCGTCTTCAACAAGGCATGCAGGAAGCGGCGCGGACGAAGACCGATGCGAAGGGGCACTTTACTCTGGATCTTCCAGATAACGGGATTCATCTGGTGCGGGTGACGCACGATAAGGCTAATTATTTCCGGCCGGCGCCTCCGGGAACGCAGTCGGTTGAGGTAGAGGTCTACAACGCTGCGGCCAAGGTGAAGGGCGTGAGCAGTGAAGCCGATGTGATGCGGTTGCAGACGGATGAAAGTGGGAAGGCGCTGCATATCGTTGAGAATTTCTTTGTGAAGAATGAGTCGAATCCTCCGTTGACTCAGTTCAGCGATAGGCCGTTTGAGTTTTACCTGCCGGAGGGTGCTGTGGTCGAGGGTTCGGCAGCTCTATCGCCTGGGGGAATGCCTGTGCAGGCTTCGCCAGTGCCGTTGGGTGAGCCGAATCATTATGCGTTTATTTTTCCGATTCGGCCGGGGGAGACGCGGTTTCAGATTACGTATCGGCTGCCGTATAGCGGGAACTTGAAGTTTGCCCCGCGTGTGATGATGCCGACCGATACTGTTGCGATCATGATGCCGAAGAGTATGACATTTAAGCCAGGGCCGTCGGCACCTTACACGCCAGTGACCGAGGAGACCACGGCACAGACGTATGTGGCACGCTCGGTACAGCCTTCGCAGGCGCTGGATTTTACGATTTCGGGGACTGGACAGATGCCACGGGATACGGGTGCTCCAGCTACGGCTGGTGAGGGTGGACCGGCTCCGGCGGATGCTTCGGCGCAGGCTGGAGCTGGTGGCACGGCAGCTAGCGATACACGGCCAGGAGGCGGGTTGGGCGTTCCGCTTGACCCTGAAGGAACCAACGATCCGTGGGCAAAGTATAAGTGGTGGATCCTCGGAGGTCTGGGGCTGGTGATGGCGATTGGCGCGGGGGTGATGTTGAAGAATGGTCCAGCGCAGACAGTGAATGCCGTCGGTGCGGTCGCAGTTGCGACGGGTCCCGATTCCCTGCTCACGGCGATGAAGGAAGAGCTTTTTGCGCTGGAGACCGATAAACTGCAGGGGCGATTAACGGAAAGCGAATATGTCGAACAGAAGGCGGCGCTTGAGGTGGTGTTGCGTCGGGCGCTCGAACGCGGCGAACGCAGTACCAATGCGTCTAATGTAGCGGGCCCGGTCGTTTGA
- a CDS encoding cytochrome c-type biogenesis protein has product MFRLSFRRWMQAGFVCLLAVVMLGATPSSRFEKVGHEMMCACGCGQILLECNHVGCPDSDRMIGELRAQVAGGGSDSSIMNWFVAKYGATILAAPVRGGFDNVAWIAPMAVFFLATLGTGFLVRMWKLRSGRQLPLRAAGPNVGSDALRERIRRETEY; this is encoded by the coding sequence ATGTTTAGGCTCTCGTTTCGCCGCTGGATGCAGGCTGGATTTGTTTGTTTACTTGCGGTGGTGATGCTGGGAGCGACTCCGTCGTCGCGATTCGAAAAAGTTGGGCACGAGATGATGTGTGCCTGCGGATGCGGCCAGATATTGCTGGAGTGCAACCATGTGGGGTGTCCTGACTCCGACAGGATGATTGGTGAGCTGCGGGCGCAGGTGGCGGGTGGGGGATCGGATAGTTCGATCATGAATTGGTTTGTAGCGAAGTACGGGGCGACCATATTGGCCGCTCCCGTTCGCGGCGGGTTCGACAACGTGGCGTGGATTGCTCCGATGGCGGTGTTTTTTCTGGCTACTTTAGGGACCGGATTTCTGGTGCGGATGTGGAAGTTGCGTTCGGGGCGGCAGCTCCCGCTTCGTGCTGCAGGACCGAATGTTGGCAGCGATGCGTTGCGGGAGCGGATTCGACGGGAGACGGAGTACTGA
- a CDS encoding heme lyase CcmF/NrfE family subunit has protein sequence MRLHPMPEFGSFTLLLALALSVYTLVMGGVALWRTRGLSAGVDGGAGRLGETARRAGISSFVALSCAAFALVWASFTNDYSVSYILHHTNRDLNTAYKFSALWSGQEGSLLLWAWLLSAYGFVLRMRHRVDVRLSAFASTILAGIQVFFLLLLNFAAPPFAIQPGPVATDGFGLNPLLQYPEMVIHPPMLYLGYVGFSVPFAFALGALMMRYPGEKWIHITRRWTMVTWLFLTCGIFLGAHWAYSVLGWGGYWGWDPVENASLMPWLTGTAFLHSVMMQEKRGMMKSWNVWLIFSTFMLTILGTLLTRSGIVSSVHAFAQSSIGDWFYGFILIVFAVCLLTFFKQKDHLKSENRLESLVSRESSFLFNNLILLAACFTVLWGTLFPVLSEYVQGTKVTMGAPFYNRVNLPIGLFLLFLTGIGPLLAWRSTSLRSIRRNFILPSIAMGVALVVLLIIGVRPWDAGDDWQATLFSLVTFTLAAGVITAITAEFLRGASVVRTQTGKNLLASTVLLVRRNTRRYGGYVVHFGIVVMFIGIAGGAFNQSHEQEMGYGDTLKLGPYRLVCKSFTQDSNRNYDTEYALLDVFKGNRQITQLAPEKRFYQASQTSSTMVALHSTLASDLYVIYEGKNPDTDRPIIKVFLNPLMNWIWIGVLIVVGGTFLALVPNLTRTPARAVVESPLVEAEVHHV, from the coding sequence ATGCGACTGCATCCGATGCCGGAGTTTGGTAGTTTTACGCTGTTGCTGGCCCTGGCGCTGAGCGTCTACACGTTAGTAATGGGTGGGGTGGCGCTGTGGCGTACGCGCGGGCTTTCCGCGGGTGTGGACGGCGGGGCGGGGCGACTGGGCGAGACGGCGCGGCGAGCAGGAATTAGCAGCTTTGTAGCGTTAAGCTGCGCCGCGTTTGCACTGGTGTGGGCTTCGTTTACCAACGATTATTCTGTCTCGTACATTTTGCACCATACCAATCGGGACCTGAACACGGCTTATAAGTTTTCCGCGTTATGGTCTGGGCAGGAGGGGTCGCTGCTGCTTTGGGCGTGGCTGCTTTCGGCGTATGGGTTTGTACTGCGGATGCGGCACAGGGTGGATGTGCGGCTGTCGGCGTTTGCTTCGACGATTCTGGCTGGGATTCAGGTGTTCTTTTTGCTGCTACTGAATTTTGCAGCACCGCCGTTTGCAATTCAGCCTGGGCCGGTAGCGACGGATGGGTTCGGGTTGAATCCTCTGCTGCAGTATCCAGAGATGGTGATTCATCCGCCGATGCTTTATCTGGGGTACGTAGGGTTTTCGGTACCGTTCGCGTTTGCGCTGGGTGCGCTGATGATGCGGTATCCGGGTGAGAAGTGGATTCACATCACGCGACGCTGGACGATGGTGACGTGGCTGTTCTTGACGTGCGGAATCTTTCTGGGCGCGCATTGGGCTTACAGTGTGTTGGGCTGGGGTGGGTACTGGGGCTGGGATCCGGTGGAAAACGCTTCGCTGATGCCGTGGTTGACGGGAACGGCGTTCCTGCACTCGGTGATGATGCAGGAGAAGCGCGGGATGATGAAGAGCTGGAATGTGTGGCTCATCTTCTCGACGTTCATGCTGACGATTTTGGGGACGCTGCTGACGCGCTCGGGGATTGTAAGTTCGGTGCATGCGTTTGCGCAGAGCTCAATCGGTGACTGGTTTTACGGGTTCATCCTGATCGTGTTTGCGGTTTGTTTATTAACCTTCTTCAAGCAGAAGGATCATTTGAAGTCAGAGAACAGGCTTGAATCGCTGGTGAGTCGCGAGTCCAGCTTTCTGTTTAACAATCTGATTTTGCTGGCGGCTTGTTTTACGGTGCTGTGGGGAACTTTATTTCCTGTCCTCTCGGAGTACGTGCAGGGAACGAAGGTTACGATGGGGGCGCCGTTTTATAACCGGGTGAACCTGCCGATTGGTCTATTTTTATTGTTTCTGACTGGAATTGGGCCGCTATTGGCGTGGAGGTCGACGTCGCTGCGATCGATTCGCCGGAATTTTATTCTGCCCTCGATTGCGATGGGCGTGGCGCTGGTTGTGTTGTTGATCATTGGCGTTCGCCCTTGGGATGCTGGTGACGACTGGCAGGCTACTTTGTTCTCGCTCGTGACGTTTACGCTGGCTGCCGGAGTGATTACGGCGATCACGGCAGAGTTTCTGCGTGGGGCTTCTGTGGTTCGAACGCAGACGGGGAAGAATTTGCTGGCTTCAACTGTGCTTCTTGTAAGGCGAAACACTCGGCGATACGGCGGGTATGTCGTTCACTTCGGCATTGTCGTGATGTTTATCGGGATCGCGGGCGGTGCGTTCAACCAGTCGCACGAGCAGGAGATGGGCTATGGCGATACGCTGAAGCTAGGGCCATATCGGTTGGTGTGTAAAAGCTTCACCCAAGATAGCAATAGGAACTACGACACGGAGTATGCCCTGCTGGATGTGTTCAAAGGTAACAGGCAGATTACGCAGCTTGCTCCGGAGAAGCGTTTTTATCAGGCGAGTCAGACGTCTTCGACGATGGTGGCGCTGCACTCAACGCTTGCCAGCGACTTATATGTGATTTATGAGGGTAAGAATCCGGATACGGATCGCCCCATCATCAAAGTGTTTCTGAATCCGCTGATGAATTGGATCTGGATTGGAGTGTTGATTGTGGTGGGTGGTACGTTCCTGGCACTTGTGCCGAATCTGACGCGGACACCGGCACGAGCCGTGGTTGAGTCACCGCTGGTCGAAGCTGAGGTCCACCATGTTTAG
- a CDS encoding response regulator, with product MAATLLLIDDNAIQAATRQTILKRAGYFVIAALNPARALEQFQGGDFPTEIRLVITDHLMPGLNGADFVRALRKSHPTLPVMVISGLEEAEQEYDGLNVTFRMKPLLPEHLLATVHQLVRDSPDSGPPTVN from the coding sequence ATGGCAGCTACCCTTCTTCTTATCGACGACAACGCTATACAAGCAGCGACGCGGCAGACGATCTTGAAACGTGCCGGTTACTTCGTAATTGCGGCATTAAATCCGGCCCGTGCACTGGAACAGTTTCAGGGCGGAGATTTCCCCACCGAGATACGGCTGGTGATCACAGACCACCTGATGCCGGGGTTGAACGGGGCGGATTTTGTTCGAGCTTTGCGCAAGTCCCACCCTACCTTGCCGGTGATGGTGATTAGCGGTCTGGAAGAGGCGGAGCAGGAGTATGACGGATTGAATGTAACGTTCCGGATGAAACCGCTGCTGCCGGAACATCTTTTGGCGACGGTCCATCAGTTGGTTCGGGATAGTCCTGATTCAGGGCCCCCAACGGTCAATTAG